In Labilibaculum sp. DW002, one DNA window encodes the following:
- a CDS encoding YitT family protein → MAFITKEKFLSNEWLSAYAYLILGSIIFAVSDILFVVPYKLAPGGVYGIATVLNTMFNWKISYCTFAMEIPLVILGTIILGPRFGIKTIVSIAIILITVWIMETYVSIGYPKVILDPMLNSIVAGVFYGISIGLIFKSRATSGGSDIIAMILAKFTKMSLGKLVMIVDGIIVMFTLIQPTETGAIGWEFAIYSLIIIYIEGKIIDMVVSGASYHKTVMIVSDHFESIADKIKNDLKRGATIFQGTGAYSGEDRKMVYSVMSRRELEILKLHIKEVDPEAFVNVTEANEIIGKGFQSLNEE, encoded by the coding sequence ATGGCTTTTATTACTAAAGAGAAATTTTTGTCAAACGAATGGCTTTCTGCTTATGCTTACCTTATCCTAGGTAGTATTATCTTCGCTGTTTCTGACATTTTATTTGTGGTTCCTTACAAATTGGCACCAGGAGGTGTTTATGGTATCGCTACAGTTCTAAACACAATGTTTAACTGGAAAATTAGTTATTGTACGTTTGCTATGGAGATTCCATTGGTGATTTTGGGTACAATTATTTTGGGTCCTCGATTCGGAATTAAGACAATTGTAAGTATTGCGATAATTTTGATTACTGTATGGATTATGGAAACTTATGTTTCTATTGGTTACCCTAAGGTTATTCTTGATCCAATGTTGAATTCTATCGTTGCTGGTGTATTTTACGGCATTTCTATAGGTCTTATCTTTAAATCACGTGCAACATCAGGAGGATCTGATATTATAGCAATGATTTTAGCGAAATTTACTAAGATGTCTCTAGGTAAGTTGGTTATGATTGTTGATGGTATCATTGTAATGTTCACACTGATTCAGCCTACAGAAACAGGTGCTATCGGATGGGAATTTGCCATTTATTCATTAATCATTATTTATATTGAAGGTAAGATTATCGATATGGTAGTAAGTGGTGCTAGTTACCATAAAACTGTTATGATTGTTTCTGACCACTTCGAATCTATTGCTGATAAAATTAAGAATGACCTTAAACGTGGAGCAACTATTTTTCAGGGAACTGGTGCTTATTCTGGTGAGGATAGAAAAATGGTTTACTCAGTAATGAGTCGTAGAGAATTAGAGATTCTTAAACTACATATTAAAGAAGTAGATCCGGAAGCTTTTGTAAATGTTACTGAAGCTAATGAGATTATTGGAAAAGGATTTCAATCTTTGAATGAAGAATAA
- a CDS encoding glutamate-5-semialdehyde dehydrogenase, translating into MNCTEQLYKVKEASRSMCLLESDKINTVLQQLALSLREAKNLIIVENKKDLAKMSIQDPKYDRLLLNGERIDGIANDIENTLQLPSPLGKELSNKTLDNQLEIKKISVPLGTIGVIYEARPNVTLDVFALCFKSGNACVLKGGSDAEHSNKALVSLIKATLDRFEINSDIIQLLPPEREAAKELMNAVGFVDVLIPRGSQNLINSVRQNSKVPVIETGAGIVHTYFDKDGDLNKGIDIIFNAKTRRVSVCNALDCLIIHKDRIADLPSLTNKLQDKQVEIFADEIAYAAIKESYPKSLLNKTDKNSFGTEFLSHKMSIKTVDNFEDAINHIYRYSSKHSEAIISENSKTINIFTSVVDAAAIYSNTSTAFTDGAQFGLGAEIGISTQKLHARGPMALEELTSYKWIITGDGQIRE; encoded by the coding sequence ATGAATTGCACAGAACAACTATATAAAGTAAAGGAAGCTTCTAGAAGCATGTGTTTACTTGAATCTGATAAAATTAATACAGTATTACAACAACTTGCTCTATCGCTACGAGAAGCCAAGAATCTTATCATTGTAGAAAATAAGAAAGATTTAGCCAAAATGTCGATACAAGATCCAAAATACGACAGACTTTTACTTAATGGAGAAAGAATTGATGGAATTGCGAATGATATTGAAAACACATTACAGCTTCCTTCACCATTAGGGAAAGAATTATCTAATAAAACGCTTGACAATCAACTTGAAATAAAAAAGATAAGTGTTCCATTAGGTACAATTGGGGTTATTTACGAAGCACGTCCTAATGTAACACTTGATGTATTTGCCTTGTGCTTTAAGTCAGGTAATGCTTGTGTACTTAAAGGAGGTAGCGATGCTGAACATTCGAATAAGGCTTTGGTATCTTTAATAAAAGCTACACTCGATCGTTTTGAAATAAATTCAGATATTATTCAATTGCTACCTCCAGAAAGAGAAGCAGCCAAAGAACTAATGAACGCTGTTGGCTTTGTTGATGTGTTAATTCCAAGAGGTTCACAAAATCTAATTAATTCTGTACGTCAGAATTCTAAAGTACCCGTAATTGAAACTGGAGCCGGAATTGTCCATACCTATTTTGATAAAGATGGAGATTTAAACAAAGGAATTGACATCATATTTAATGCAAAAACAAGGCGTGTTAGTGTTTGTAATGCTCTTGACTGCTTAATTATTCACAAAGATAGGATAGCTGACTTACCTAGTTTAACAAATAAGTTGCAAGATAAGCAGGTTGAAATATTTGCAGATGAAATAGCATATGCTGCAATTAAAGAATCCTATCCTAAGTCATTACTTAACAAAACAGATAAAAATTCGTTTGGCACTGAATTTTTGAGCCATAAAATGTCGATTAAAACGGTTGATAATTTTGAGGACGCAATCAATCACATTTATCGTTACAGTTCAAAACACAGTGAAGCTATCATTAGCGAAAATAGTAAGACTATTAATATCTTCACTTCTGTTGTTGATGCTGCAGCAATTTATTCAAATACATCCACAGCTTTTACAGATGGAGCTCAATTTGGTTTAGGTGCAGAGATTGGAATCAGCACTCAAAAATTACATGCGAGAGGGCCAATGGCTTTAGAGGAATTAACATCCTACAAATGGATCATTACTGGAGATGGACAAATTAGAGAGTAG
- a CDS encoding DUF4295 domain-containing protein yields the protein MAKKVVASLQKGEGRGYAKVIKMVKSPKTGSYSFKEEIVPNADVKDFFAKK from the coding sequence ATGGCTAAGAAAGTAGTAGCATCCTTACAAAAAGGTGAAGGTCGTGGTTACGCTAAAGTAATCAAGATGGTTAAGTCGCCTAAAACTGGATCATATTCTTTTAAAGAAGAAATTGTTCCTAACGCTGACGTAAAAGATTTCTTTGCTAAAAAGTAA
- the rpmB gene encoding 50S ribosomal protein L28 — protein MSRVCQITGKSVMVGNNVSHSKRRTKRRFYPNLFDKKFYLPEEDRWIELRISAAGVRLINKLGVQGALKKAQEKGFIKKY, from the coding sequence ATGTCAAGAGTTTGTCAAATTACTGGAAAGAGCGTGATGGTGGGAAATAACGTTTCTCACTCTAAAAGAAGAACTAAAAGAAGATTTTATCCAAATCTATTCGATAAGAAGTTCTATCTTCCTGAGGAAGATCGCTGGATTGAATTAAGAATTTCTGCTGCCGGTGTACGTCTAATTAACAAATTAGGTGTTCAGGGTGCTTTGAAAAAAGCTCAAGAAAAAGGATTTATTAAAAAATATTAA
- the proB gene encoding glutamate 5-kinase, giving the protein MKRICIKIGSNVLTKENGELNTSRIKNIVFQISELHKKGFQCILVSSGAVAAGKSKLSLSEKLDTVSARQIWSSVGQVELLNMYSSFLKEFKIECAQVLVTKQDFRTREHYLNMKNCLNSLLTNSILPIVNENDAVSVTALMFTDNDELSGLIASMMDVEALYLLSNINGIYTGNPEDDDSELLSTVNGDINRLKQFITTKKSNFGRGGMLTKCSIAGRVAKSGIPVHIANGGVDNILLNLINSPNEVMHTSFTASKKASTVKQWLAGSDGFEKARLIINKGAEDALLSAEATSLLPIGLIEILGEFEKGDIIKIVGQSGKVIGLGKTQYNKEKASKYIGKSGAKPLVHYDYLFLY; this is encoded by the coding sequence ATGAAAAGAATTTGCATTAAAATAGGCTCTAATGTTCTCACAAAAGAAAATGGAGAATTAAACACTTCCAGAATTAAAAATATTGTATTTCAGATTTCAGAATTACATAAAAAGGGTTTCCAATGTATTCTAGTATCTTCAGGTGCTGTGGCTGCAGGAAAAAGCAAGCTTAGTTTGTCTGAAAAACTAGATACTGTTTCTGCTAGACAAATTTGGTCTTCTGTTGGACAAGTGGAACTTTTAAATATGTACTCTTCATTTTTAAAGGAATTTAAAATAGAGTGTGCTCAAGTTTTGGTTACCAAGCAAGATTTTAGAACAAGGGAACATTATTTAAACATGAAAAATTGTTTAAATTCCCTTTTAACCAACAGCATACTCCCAATTGTAAATGAAAATGATGCTGTTTCGGTTACTGCTCTAATGTTTACTGATAATGACGAACTATCTGGTTTAATTGCATCGATGATGGATGTTGAAGCACTGTATTTATTGAGTAATATTAATGGAATCTACACAGGAAATCCAGAAGATGATGATTCAGAATTACTATCTACTGTAAATGGAGATATTAATCGTTTAAAACAATTCATTACAACAAAAAAATCCAATTTTGGAAGAGGTGGAATGCTCACAAAATGCAGCATTGCAGGAAGAGTAGCGAAATCTGGTATTCCAGTTCATATTGCAAATGGTGGCGTAGATAATATTTTGTTGAATTTAATCAACTCTCCAAATGAGGTAATGCACACAAGCTTTACAGCTAGCAAAAAAGCATCAACAGTAAAACAATGGCTTGCAGGCTCTGATGGATTTGAAAAAGCGAGGCTAATTATTAACAAAGGAGCTGAAGATGCCTTATTATCTGCCGAGGCGACTAGCTTATTACCAATAGGCTTAATTGAAATACTAGGTGAATTTGAAAAAGGTGATATCATTAAAATCGTTGGACAATCGGGAAAGGTTATTGGTCTTGGAAAAACACAATACAACAAAGAAAAAGCAAGTAAATATATTGGGAAATCAGGAGCTAAACCTTTAGTACACTACGATTATCTTTTCCTATACTAA
- a CDS encoding MutS-related protein yields the protein MEQKLSFYIDRVNAFTNQISDLRKQNRILSFFRLTSAVGALVLFYVFLSYSVAIASAIAITLAAMLVYFVRKYNRNSKNIKRLKTLLTINENEISCLKTRHSDLFYDGEEYADQNHSYSSDLDIFGQHSLFQLMNRSVTKIGNNILANWLSKQSTNEEIKIRQNAVKELSDKIDWRQDITQYGLTSNLKNDDPNFVISWGKKASPFHGNKLLFITIIVMPLLSLGALIYSFIGSQAPIIIMVLVSIVIHYFNHSKVNLAHEQTAKRGKMLKTYSYIIKTFEKENWSSDKLSALKNQFASKGRATSKKIDQLTKLIELLDQRLNIAVQIMINLLFFYELHLLFRIDRWKQKHGSETEQWFSAIGEIEALSSIANLSFNHEDWCFPTISEKHFELDLKEAGHPMIDQQKRVNNDYSLIGPGCVHIVTGSNMAGKSTFLRTVGVNIVMALTGAPVCANKMIVSNVEVNTSMRIKDSIEDNESSFYAELKRIQQVIEKVNKKENTLLLLDEILRGTNSKDKSTGSRALIKQLIKYDAVAMVATHDLELSDLEEQLPGQIENKFFDIQIDGEQLYFDYKVRNGVCKTFNAPILMRKMGIDMDILLEK from the coding sequence ATGGAACAAAAACTTTCCTTTTATATAGATCGAGTTAATGCATTTACAAATCAAATCTCTGATCTAAGAAAACAGAATAGAATACTGTCATTCTTTCGTCTTACCAGTGCTGTAGGAGCACTTGTATTGTTTTATGTATTTCTATCCTATTCTGTTGCAATTGCAAGTGCTATTGCGATAACATTAGCTGCTATGCTGGTTTATTTTGTAAGAAAATACAACCGAAACAGTAAAAACATAAAAAGGTTAAAAACCTTACTAACGATTAATGAGAATGAAATTTCTTGTTTAAAGACTCGACATAGTGATCTTTTTTACGATGGAGAAGAATACGCAGACCAAAACCACTCCTACTCTTCCGATCTGGATATTTTTGGACAACATTCCTTATTTCAATTAATGAATCGTAGTGTCACTAAAATTGGTAATAACATTTTAGCTAACTGGCTTTCTAAGCAATCAACAAATGAGGAAATTAAAATAAGACAAAATGCAGTAAAGGAATTATCTGATAAAATTGATTGGAGACAAGATATCACTCAATATGGGCTAACCAGTAATCTAAAAAATGATGACCCTAACTTTGTTATTAGCTGGGGAAAGAAAGCATCCCCATTTCACGGAAATAAATTACTCTTCATCACAATAATAGTAATGCCTTTGCTATCCTTAGGAGCCTTAATTTATTCTTTTATTGGATCTCAGGCGCCAATCATTATCATGGTGCTTGTTAGTATCGTAATTCACTACTTTAATCATAGCAAAGTTAATCTGGCTCATGAACAAACAGCCAAAAGAGGTAAAATGCTTAAGACCTATTCTTATATCATTAAAACATTCGAAAAAGAGAATTGGAGTTCTGACAAACTGAGTGCTTTAAAAAATCAATTTGCGAGCAAAGGTCGGGCTACATCAAAAAAAATAGATCAGTTAACAAAGCTAATAGAGTTACTTGACCAACGTTTAAACATTGCTGTTCAAATCATGATTAACCTTTTGTTCTTTTATGAGCTACATCTTCTATTTAGAATAGATCGTTGGAAACAAAAGCATGGAAGTGAAACAGAGCAATGGTTTTCTGCAATTGGAGAAATTGAAGCTTTATCAAGCATCGCGAACCTTAGTTTTAATCACGAAGATTGGTGCTTTCCCACTATTTCTGAAAAACATTTTGAATTAGATTTAAAAGAAGCTGGACACCCTATGATTGATCAGCAAAAAAGAGTTAACAATGATTACTCATTAATTGGCCCAGGATGCGTTCACATTGTTACTGGATCTAATATGGCTGGCAAAAGCACATTTTTAAGAACTGTTGGTGTAAATATCGTAATGGCTCTTACAGGCGCACCAGTTTGTGCAAATAAAATGATTGTTTCGAATGTAGAAGTAAACACTTCCATGAGAATAAAAGACTCAATTGAAGATAATGAATCATCGTTTTACGCCGAATTAAAAAGAATACAGCAAGTTATTGAGAAAGTAAATAAAAAAGAAAATACATTACTTCTATTGGATGAGATTTTAAGAGGAACGAACTCGAAAGACAAGTCTACTGGATCGAGAGCACTTATTAAGCAGCTAATTAAATATGACGCGGTTGCCATGGTTGCAACGCATGATCTTGAGTTATCTGACTTAGAAGAACAACTTCCTGGGCAGATTGAAAATAAATTCTTCGACATACAAATTGATGGAGAACAACTTTATTTTGATTACAAGGTGAGAAATGGTGTTTGCAAAACCTTTAATGCTCCAATTTTAATGAGAAAAATGGGAATAGATATGGATATCTTGCTAGAAAAATAA
- the ftsY gene encoding signal recognition particle-docking protein FtsY: MGLFGIFSKSKKENLDKGLAKTKDSVFKKLSRAVVGKSKVDEEVLDELEEILISSDVGVDTTVRIIERIEKRVEEDKFLGTSELNRILKEEISGLLQENNKGEYDAWELPKSDNPYVIMVVGVNGVGKTTTIGKLAHQFKQSGRKVMLGAADTFRAAAVDQLHIWADRVQVPVVDQGMGADPASVAFETLTQAKKDGVDVVIIDTAGRLHNKINLMNELSKIKRVMDRVIPDAPHEILLVLDGSTGQNAFEQAKQFTLATEVNALAITKLDGTAKGGVVIGVSDQFKIPVKYIGIGEAMTDLQVFNRDEFVDSLFN; the protein is encoded by the coding sequence ATGGGATTATTTGGCATTTTTTCGAAATCGAAAAAAGAAAATCTAGATAAAGGACTTGCAAAAACTAAGGATAGCGTATTTAAAAAGTTGTCGCGAGCTGTTGTAGGTAAATCGAAAGTTGACGAAGAAGTTTTAGATGAGTTGGAAGAGATCTTGATCTCATCTGATGTGGGGGTTGATACAACTGTTCGAATTATTGAAAGAATTGAAAAACGTGTTGAAGAAGATAAATTTCTTGGAACATCAGAGTTGAATCGTATTCTTAAAGAAGAGATTTCTGGCTTGTTGCAAGAGAACAACAAAGGCGAATATGATGCTTGGGAATTACCAAAATCTGATAACCCATATGTAATAATGGTTGTTGGTGTAAATGGTGTTGGGAAAACAACAACCATTGGTAAGTTGGCTCATCAATTTAAACAGTCGGGACGTAAGGTGATGTTAGGTGCAGCAGATACTTTCCGTGCGGCAGCTGTTGACCAGTTACATATTTGGGCAGATAGAGTACAGGTTCCTGTTGTAGATCAGGGAATGGGAGCAGATCCTGCCTCTGTAGCTTTCGAAACATTAACTCAAGCAAAAAAAGATGGTGTAGATGTGGTAATCATTGATACTGCAGGCCGTCTTCACAATAAGATTAACTTGATGAATGAGTTGAGTAAGATCAAACGTGTCATGGATCGTGTTATTCCTGATGCACCTCATGAAATACTTTTGGTTTTAGATGGTTCTACGGGACAGAATGCTTTTGAACAAGCTAAACAATTTACTCTGGCTACTGAAGTAAATGCATTGGCTATTACGAAACTTGATGGTACTGCCAAAGGTGGTGTTGTTATTGGCGTTTCCGATCAATTTAAGATTCCTGTAAAATACATTGGAATTGGTGAAGCAATGACTGATCTTCAGGTTTTTAATCGAGATGAATTTGTAGATTCGCTTTTTAATTAG
- the lgt gene encoding prolipoprotein diacylglyceryl transferase: MLLSILWDVDPEIFKIGPIAVRWYGLLFALGFLLGYQLVERMFKKEGIPLEWLEKLFMYTLIATVIGARLGHVIFYGWEFYSQHPAEILKIWHGGLASHGATIGILAALYFYSKKVSKKSILWVLDRVAIPVALAGFFIRTGNLMNSEIIGTQTHSEWGFQFVRASIFEPLAPRHPAQLYEAICYLISFVVLFFMYWKTNAKQYSGRLFGAFFILIFTARFFIEFIKENQEAFEEGMALNMGQWLSLPFVLIGLFFFIRSFKIKPEA, encoded by the coding sequence ATGCTACTATCAATCCTTTGGGATGTAGATCCTGAAATATTTAAAATTGGCCCTATTGCTGTACGATGGTATGGTTTACTATTTGCTCTTGGTTTTTTACTGGGATATCAACTTGTTGAGCGAATGTTTAAAAAGGAAGGCATTCCTTTAGAGTGGCTTGAGAAGCTTTTTATGTATACCTTAATTGCTACCGTAATTGGTGCACGATTAGGTCATGTGATTTTTTACGGTTGGGAATTTTATTCTCAACACCCTGCTGAAATTTTAAAGATCTGGCATGGAGGATTAGCCTCTCATGGTGCAACAATTGGAATTTTAGCCGCACTTTATTTCTATTCGAAAAAGGTGAGTAAGAAATCTATTTTATGGGTACTTGATAGAGTTGCTATTCCTGTAGCATTGGCTGGATTCTTTATTCGTACGGGTAACCTGATGAATTCTGAGATTATTGGAACTCAAACTCACTCTGAGTGGGGATTTCAATTCGTAAGAGCTTCAATATTTGAACCTCTGGCACCAAGACATCCAGCGCAATTGTACGAAGCAATTTGCTATCTTATCTCCTTTGTTGTATTGTTCTTTATGTATTGGAAAACAAATGCAAAACAATATAGTGGAAGGCTATTCGGAGCTTTTTTCATATTGATTTTCACAGCTCGTTTCTTTATTGAGTTTATTAAAGAAAATCAGGAAGCTTTTGAAGAAGGTATGGCTTTAAATATGGGACAATGGTTAAGTCTTCCATTTGTTTTAATTGGTTTGTTCTTTTTTATACGATCTTTCAAAATAAAGCCAGAAGCTTAA
- the rpmG gene encoding 50S ribosomal protein L33 — MAKKGNRVQVILECTEHKDSGMPGTSRYITTKNKKNTPDRMELKKYNRILKKVTLHREIK, encoded by the coding sequence ATGGCTAAAAAAGGTAATAGAGTACAAGTGATTCTTGAGTGTACTGAGCATAAAGATAGTGGAATGCCTGGAACTTCAAGATACATTACTACTAAGAACAAGAAAAATACTCCTGATCGTATGGAGTTGAAGAAGTATAATAGAATTTTGAAAAAAGTTACTCTTCACAGAGAAATTAAATAA